A DNA window from Streptomyces sp. 71268 contains the following coding sequences:
- a CDS encoding DUF2690 domain-containing protein gives MPRWRELPEELDPRVRDFTERLRELVERAGLSASAVAERTGYERAAWGRFLGGRALPPRDAVTALAEAAGADVDELDALRDAAEHASRGAESRHDRASTPPRGAPVRPALAPVALRAGAGAKAPARAELEERRAGELDGSARTDTSEPAGTADGAPGAGRLTAAAPAASNGRTPPRAWPVLDRERALGNGGPTAALVRRPAARRAPAGERAVAGRQAVTGDEAVADGRSADGQQAGGRSLPDRGQRALPQPRAPRSEPRRPAAKRSLLTARKALTRKAASNAEPTASGPAPEGPDLPGRPFADAADADAAVDPSGAASAAAAPKAARRAGAGAGAGADELALPADTIEARRAADLLAAMLKARDAARAKSTADEDAGPSDATPDEAAATGQAKAGQAATGQAETGPTTAPEKEPGETNATDAADVADVAEAGPVAEPDDASPQGATTEAGPPKPAVRGDAPGPAVRAGAGKPKAGAGAGRAKGPAGARPASRTTEAAKPADAADEAARPAPRLAWPRALATPTPGQGAPPRTPTGPASRAGAGARPARQSWAHEPAGADEPGAPARSLVLSAPVPAAAPATGASARTGAEPAPRGGPGAPAKPVADGGAVPTGAVGGRWHRLGMFAAGVVGTLLVVAAVMLVFDVRFGDGESKRSAPTTTPSAPLPEGVRCTGAACGGKDPEAMGCGGTHAKTATDAMVGGVYVEVRYSKVCGAAWARIAQAAPGDEVRVRGGASDAERGQERRRTANADGDAYTAMVPVRSAKLATACVTRTTGETGCTSS, from the coding sequence ATGCCTCGCTGGAGAGAGCTTCCGGAGGAACTCGATCCGCGCGTGCGGGACTTCACCGAGCGGCTGCGCGAGCTGGTCGAGCGCGCCGGGCTGAGCGCGAGCGCGGTCGCGGAGCGCACCGGCTACGAGCGGGCCGCGTGGGGGCGCTTCCTCGGCGGCAGGGCGCTGCCGCCGCGCGACGCCGTGACGGCGCTGGCCGAGGCGGCCGGAGCCGACGTGGACGAGCTGGACGCGCTGCGGGACGCGGCGGAGCACGCGTCGCGCGGTGCGGAGTCGCGGCACGACCGCGCGTCGACACCACCCCGTGGCGCCCCCGTGCGCCCCGCGCTCGCGCCGGTAGCGCTGCGCGCCGGAGCGGGCGCCAAGGCCCCGGCGCGGGCCGAGCTGGAGGAACGCCGAGCTGGGGAGCTGGACGGTTCGGCGCGTACGGACACGAGCGAGCCGGCCGGCACGGCCGACGGCGCCCCGGGTGCCGGGCGGCTTACGGCGGCGGCGCCGGCCGCGTCGAACGGGCGCACCCCGCCACGGGCTTGGCCGGTCCTCGACCGGGAGCGCGCGCTCGGCAACGGCGGGCCCACCGCCGCGCTGGTCCGCCGCCCGGCGGCGCGGCGCGCCCCGGCGGGGGAGCGGGCCGTCGCGGGTCGGCAGGCGGTCACCGGCGACGAGGCCGTGGCCGACGGCAGGTCGGCGGACGGCCAACAGGCCGGCGGCCGGTCGCTGCCCGACCGGGGCCAGCGGGCCCTGCCGCAGCCACGGGCGCCGCGATCCGAGCCCCGCCGACCGGCAGCCAAGCGCTCGCTCCTGACGGCCCGCAAGGCGCTGACCCGCAAGGCGGCGTCGAACGCGGAACCCACCGCGAGCGGGCCGGCGCCCGAGGGGCCGGACCTGCCCGGAAGGCCGTTCGCGGACGCCGCAGACGCGGACGCCGCGGTCGACCCATCCGGCGCGGCCTCCGCGGCCGCAGCGCCGAAGGCCGCGCGGCGCGCGGGTGCGGGTGCGGGTGCGGGTGCGGACGAGCTGGCCTTGCCGGCGGACACGATCGAGGCGCGGCGGGCGGCCGACCTGCTCGCGGCGATGCTCAAGGCACGGGACGCGGCGCGCGCGAAGAGCACGGCCGACGAGGACGCCGGGCCGTCCGACGCCACGCCCGACGAGGCGGCGGCGACGGGTCAGGCGAAGGCGGGCCAAGCGGCGACGGGCCAGGCGGAGACGGGTCCGACGACGGCTCCGGAGAAGGAACCCGGGGAGACGAACGCGACGGACGCGGCGGACGTGGCGGACGTGGCGGAGGCGGGGCCGGTGGCCGAGCCCGACGACGCCTCCCCGCAGGGGGCGACCACCGAAGCGGGGCCGCCGAAGCCCGCGGTGCGGGGCGACGCGCCGGGGCCCGCCGTTCGAGCTGGTGCGGGGAAGCCGAAGGCCGGCGCCGGCGCGGGGCGGGCGAAGGGCCCCGCCGGGGCGCGGCCGGCCTCAAGGACGACCGAGGCGGCCAAGCCAGCGGACGCGGCGGACGAGGCCGCGCGGCCCGCGCCCCGGCTGGCCTGGCCACGGGCGCTCGCGACGCCGACGCCGGGCCAGGGCGCGCCGCCGCGCACACCCACGGGCCCCGCGTCACGGGCCGGCGCTGGCGCGCGCCCGGCGCGCCAGTCGTGGGCGCACGAGCCGGCGGGGGCCGACGAGCCTGGGGCGCCGGCGCGGAGCCTGGTGCTGTCTGCCCCGGTCCCGGCCGCCGCCCCTGCCACCGGCGCCAGTGCCCGTACCGGTGCGGAGCCCGCGCCGCGAGGCGGGCCCGGGGCGCCGGCGAAGCCTGTCGCGGACGGCGGGGCGGTTCCGACCGGAGCGGTGGGCGGGCGCTGGCACCGGCTGGGCATGTTCGCCGCGGGAGTGGTGGGCACCCTGCTCGTGGTCGCGGCGGTGATGCTCGTCTTCGACGTCCGGTTCGGGGACGGCGAGTCGAAACGGTCCGCCCCGACGACGACGCCCAGCGCACCGCTGCCGGAGGGCGTCCGATGCACCGGCGCGGCCTGCGGCGGCAAGGACCCCGAGGCGATGGGCTGCGGCGGTACGCACGCGAAGACCGCCACCGACGCCATGGTGGGCGGCGTGTACGTGGAGGTCCGCTACAGCAAGGTGTGCGGCGCCGCCTGGGCCCGTATCGCCCAGGCGGCACCCGGCGACGAGGTGCGCGTACGGGGCGGGGCCTCGGACGCGGAACGCGGCCAGGAGCGGCGCCGGACCGCGAACGCCGACGGTGACGCGTACACCGCCATGGTGCCCGTGCGGTCCGCGAAGCTGGCCACGGCGTGTGTCACACGGACGACGGGAGAAACCGGGTGCACCAGCTCGTGA
- a CDS encoding malate dehydrogenase, which translates to MTRTPVNVTVTGAAGQIGYALLFRIASGHLLGADVPVKLRLLEIPQGLKAAEGTAMELDDCAFPLLRGIDITDDPNVAFDGANVALLVGARPRTKGMERGDLLEANGGIFKPQGAAINAHAADDIKVLVVGNPANTNALIAQAAAPDVPRERFTAMTRLDHNRAVSQLAQKTGTPVSEIRKLTIWGNHSATQYPDIFHAEIAGKNAAEVVNDEQWLADTFIPTVAKRGAAIIEARGASSAASAANAAIDHVHTWVNGTAAGDWTSMGIPSDGSYGVPEGLISSFPVTTQGGTYEIVQGLEINEFSRTRIDASVKELAEEREAVRGLGLL; encoded by the coding sequence ATGACCCGCACTCCCGTCAATGTCACCGTTACCGGCGCGGCCGGCCAGATCGGCTACGCGCTGCTCTTCCGCATCGCCTCCGGTCACCTCCTCGGCGCGGACGTGCCGGTCAAGCTCCGCCTCCTGGAGATCCCGCAGGGCCTCAAGGCCGCCGAGGGCACCGCCATGGAGCTGGACGACTGCGCGTTCCCGCTGCTGCGCGGCATCGACATCACGGACGACCCGAACGTGGCCTTCGACGGCGCCAACGTCGCCCTGCTCGTGGGCGCTCGCCCGCGGACCAAGGGCATGGAGCGTGGCGACCTGCTGGAGGCCAACGGCGGCATCTTCAAGCCGCAGGGCGCGGCGATCAACGCCCACGCCGCGGACGACATCAAGGTCCTGGTCGTGGGCAACCCGGCCAACACCAACGCGCTCATCGCGCAGGCCGCGGCGCCGGACGTGCCGCGCGAGCGCTTCACCGCGATGACCCGCCTGGACCACAACCGCGCCGTCTCGCAGCTCGCGCAGAAGACCGGCACCCCGGTCAGCGAGATCCGCAAGCTCACGATCTGGGGCAACCACTCGGCCACCCAGTACCCCGACATCTTCCACGCCGAGATCGCCGGCAAGAACGCCGCCGAGGTCGTGAACGACGAGCAGTGGCTGGCGGACACCTTCATCCCGACCGTCGCCAAGCGCGGCGCCGCGATCATCGAGGCCCGTGGCGCGTCCTCGGCCGCCTCGGCCGCCAACGCCGCCATCGACCACGTGCACACCTGGGTCAACGGCACCGCCGCTGGCGACTGGACCTCCATGGGCATCCCGTCGGACGGTTCGTACGGCGTGCCGGAGGGCCTCATCTCCTCCTTCCCCGTCACCACGCAGGGCGGCACGTACGAGATCGTGCAGGGCCTGGAGATCAACGAGTTCTCGCGGACCCGCATCGACGCGTCCGTCAAGGAGCTCGCGGAGGAGCGCGAGGCCGTGCGCGGCCTCGGCCTGCTCTGA
- a CDS encoding metallophosphoesterase translates to MCDDEYTPPRPDLTERQWLDLDDSIVTTGRPAAEPVVDAAGPGVGRRTVLGGAVAGAAALALLPQAAQAAQAARAASGAPVDKFPLPSRPGPGGSYAVLVTGDAGTGNEAQYAVAEAARKVCRTEGVGLAIGLGDNLYENGPESAHDDEFHTRFEKPNTGIDVPWLMVLGNHDCSGLIPGSGGDPSRGDREVAYATTSRRWYMPARYYSTALPAGPGRGAPVVEFFAVDTNPVASTVTQLDPYFRWDGPYMREQRRWVDSALTASRATWKIVIGHHPYLNNGKHGSAGSYDGFTIGHYTSGVHLKELYEEVVCGRADLILSGHDHTQQILEPTKRSRGTRQIVCGTAGKKGDGKAHDDHPARWQDFGQHGFMVMKVSTGKLTIDAYTVDVATATATRVHRFTSTSALSARS, encoded by the coding sequence ATGTGCGATGACGAATACACACCGCCGCGCCCCGATCTGACCGAGAGGCAGTGGCTCGACCTCGACGACAGCATCGTCACCACCGGTCGGCCCGCCGCCGAGCCCGTCGTCGACGCCGCTGGTCCGGGCGTGGGCCGTCGCACCGTGCTGGGTGGCGCGGTGGCCGGAGCGGCGGCGCTCGCCCTGCTACCGCAGGCAGCCCAGGCGGCGCAGGCCGCGCGGGCGGCGAGCGGTGCCCCGGTGGACAAGTTCCCCCTGCCCAGCCGGCCGGGGCCCGGGGGTTCGTATGCGGTGCTGGTCACCGGGGACGCGGGCACCGGCAACGAGGCCCAGTACGCCGTCGCCGAAGCCGCGCGGAAGGTGTGCCGCACGGAGGGCGTCGGGCTGGCCATCGGCCTGGGCGACAACCTGTATGAGAACGGGCCCGAGTCGGCGCACGACGACGAGTTCCACACCAGGTTCGAGAAGCCCAACACCGGCATCGACGTGCCGTGGCTGATGGTGCTCGGCAACCACGACTGCTCCGGGCTGATACCCGGCAGCGGCGGCGACCCCTCGCGCGGCGACCGCGAGGTGGCCTACGCGACGACGTCGCGCCGCTGGTACATGCCCGCGCGCTACTACTCGACCGCACTGCCGGCCGGCCCCGGCAGAGGCGCGCCCGTGGTGGAGTTCTTCGCGGTGGACACCAACCCGGTGGCGTCGACCGTCACGCAGCTCGACCCGTATTTCCGCTGGGACGGCCCGTACATGCGCGAGCAGCGGCGTTGGGTGGACTCGGCGCTCACCGCCTCCCGCGCCACGTGGAAGATCGTCATCGGGCACCACCCGTACCTGAACAACGGCAAGCACGGCAGCGCGGGCTCCTATGACGGTTTCACGATCGGCCACTACACCAGCGGCGTGCACCTCAAGGAGTTGTATGAGGAGGTGGTGTGCGGCCGGGCCGACCTGATCCTGTCCGGGCACGACCACACGCAGCAGATCCTTGAGCCCACCAAGCGGTCGCGGGGCACGCGGCAAATCGTGTGCGGCACGGCGGGCAAGAAGGGCGACGGCAAGGCACATGACGATCACCCGGCGCGCTGGCAGGACTTCGGCCAGCACGGCTTCATGGTGATGAAGGTGTCGACGGGCAAGCTGACCATCGACGCCTACACCGTGGACGTGGCCACCGCCACCGCCACGCGGGTTCATCGCTTCACCTCCACTTCGGCGTTGAGCGCGCGCTCCTGA